The sequence below is a genomic window from Rhodococcus sp. 4CII.
TCGCCGCGCGGCACCTCGACGAACACGTCGACCCCGCCGGTCAGCGCCGCGACCGCATCCATCGCGGCGAAGAATTCCGCCGCGGACCGATAGGCCGGCACTGCGATCTCGAGTGCGACCGCCCTGGCACCGTCGATTTGCGCGAGGCGTTCGAGTGCGGGTTCGAGCGTGGCCGGGCCGCCGGGAAGCGTGAGGCTCAGTTCGAGCGGACCGGATGCCAGTTCGTTCAGCCGGTCGACCGGAAACACGAAGGGGCCGACCAGGTCTGCGTACAGCGCCGACCGGTGCCGGGCGTGTGCGGGCACGGCGTCGGGAAGGGGTGCGTTACCGGGCGGGAAGAGAGCGGCGTCGTCGCAGAGACCGGCGAACAGGGCGGGAATCACGGTCACGACTGCGGCCCCCGCCCCGCCCACGTCCACGCATAGCCCGAGTCCTCGCAGGCCAGTGCGCCCTCGCCGAGTTCGAGCGGACGGAACGTGTCGACCATGACGGCCAGTTCGTCGAAGAACTCGGCCCCGATGCTGCGTTCGTATGCGCCGGGCTGCGGGCCGTGCGCATGACCGCCGGGATGGATCGAGATCGACCCCTGCCCGATACCGGAACCCTTGCGCGCCTCGTAGTCTCCGCCGACATAGAACATGATCTCGTCGGAGTCGACGTTGGAATGGTAGTACGGCACCGGAATCGACAGCGGGTGGTAATCCACCTTGCGGGGCACGAAGTTACAGATCACGAAGTTGTTGCCCTCGAACGCCTGATGCGCCGGCGGCGGCTGGTGCACACGGCCCGTGATGGGCTCGTAGTCGGAGATGTTGAACGTATAGGGGTACAGGCACCCGTCCCAGCCCACGACGTCGAAGGGATGCTGCGGATACACCATTCGCGTGCCGACGATCCCGTGCGACGTCCGGTGCTTGACGAGCACCTCGACGTCCGTGCCCTCGGCCTGCAGCGTGTCGGACGGACCGTGCAGATCCCGCTCGCAATAGGGCGCGTTCTCGAGCAGCTGACCGAACCGCGACAGGTAGCGCTTCGGCGGGACGATGTGACTGTTGGCCTCCATCGCATAGGCGCGCAACGGTTCCGGACCCTGCGGGATCCACCGGTGCGTCGTCGACATCGGAATCAGGACGTAGTCACCCTGCTTCGCCTCCAGCGCACCGAACACGGTTTCCACGGTGGCCGCACCGGATTCGACGTAGACCATCTCGTCGCCGATCGCGTTGCGGTACAGCGGCGACTCCTTGGCGGCGACCACGTAGGAGATGCGGACGTCCGCGTTGCCGAGGATCAGCCGGCGTCCGGTGACCACGTCGGTGTCCGCCCAGACCGTCTCCGGGAAGAGGTCGTGCAACTTCAGGTGACGCGGCTTGAGCGGATGGTTGGGAGTCGTGCTCTGGTCGGGCAGCTCCCACACCGTGGCGTCGACGATCGCCGACGGGATGTGGCGGTGGTACAGCAGCGAGGAGTCGGACGAGAACCCCTCTTCTCCCATCAGCTCCTCGAAGTAGAGCCGACCGTCGTCGTCGCGATGCTGCGTGTGCCGCTTGGGCGGGATGGTGCCCACGTGCCGATAGAACGCCATGACCGGCCTCCCTAGAAGTGCGTGTCCGTAGTAGTAAACACATTAACTAATTTACGGGCGTGCTGGCAAGCACAGATTCCGACAGCGGCTCGAGCAGGGTCAGTTGCGCCCGCGGACGTCGAACTGGCTGCGATTGGTGATCAACTTGTCCAGCAGCATGACGAGAATGCGCTGCTCCGGTTCGGTGAGAACACTCGCCCAGGCATGTTCGCGCTCGTTCTGCTCACGGTAGATCTCACCGATCTCGCTCCGGCCCTTCTCCGTGAGCGACAACTGCACGGACCGGCCGTCCCGCTCGTCCGGGGTCCGTTCCATCAAACCCGCACCGACCAGTGTCTTCGTCAGATTCGAGACGGCCGCCCTGCTCATACCGGTGAGTTTGGCCGCCGTCTTCGACTCGACGGGACCGGCCAGCCACGTCACGAACATCAGCCGGAACCCCGACCACGACAGCCCGCGCGGTCGGTGAATCGACGACTCCAGGTCGTACGTGACCACGTTCGACGCGCGGTTCAACGTCAGGAGGACCTGCGTGGCGAGTTCGTGCGTCGAGCCGTATTCCGTGCTCAGGCGCCTGTTCGCCAGTTCGATGAACGACCAGAAGTCGAGACTGTCGGGCACCTCGACGGGCGCCGGCGCTGCGTCATCGGTCATGAAGGGAACCCTATCGCGAGCAGGTGGCGGGCCCGGTGCCCGCCACCGTCGTTCTTAGTATATCCATGAACTAGTTGACGCTGGCGACGTCTTCCAGTTCGACGGGCTCCTTCTTCGGGATCTTCAGGAACGCGAGCATGACCGCACAGATCAGCAGGCACGCGATCGGGAAGTACAGGCCGATGGTGACGTCGTCGGCGGTGGCGTTCTTTCCGATGACGTACGGACCGAAGAATCCGCCCATCGCCGCGATGGTGTCGATCCGGGCTCTCATGGTGGTGGAACCGCGCAGCGCGAAGGTGCACGTCGCATTCCGACCCGGCCAGGTCGATCCCGTCGACCGGGGTTCGGCAGGACTGGCGATTCTCGCCTCGCTCCCCGCCGTCGAGGGCGAACGTGCAGAGGTCACCGAGGCGCGTGCTCGCGGCTACGCCGTCACCGACGGCGAGGTGATCCCGTCCGTGCTCGGCGTTTCCGCTGCCATTCCCGGCCGTCGCGGCGATGCACTCGCGAGCGTGGGTGTGTCGGTGTTCGAGATGCCCGACGAGGAAGCCTTGGGATCGGCGGTCGTCGACGCGGCCCGCAGGCTCGGCAGCCTGCTGCGCTGACGCAGGTCAGCGCTCGTAGCCCTTTCGCATGTCGTCGACGATGCGCGGTCGGTCGAGGGTCGCGGGTTCGAGTTCGCGGCGGGGACGGTCGCGCGGGAAGATCGCGGACGCGGCGAGGGTGGGCTCGTCGAGGAAGCGGAGTTCTGGGACGTCGCGGGGAAGGCGCAGCGCCGGTGGTTCGGGACCGCGCCGGGCGAGGACGTACCCCCAGTCCCCGAAGCTCGGCACCAGCACGTGGTACGGGGTCACGGCCAGACGCGCGGACGCGACGGTCGACGTGGTGCGCCAGAACGCGTCCGGCGTCGAATAGGGGCTGCCCGACTGCACGACCATCAGTCCGCCGGGGTTGAGGGTGGCGGCGGCGAGGCCGTAGAACTCGGTGGAGTACAGGCGTCCGAGCGCCGGCGTGTCGGGGTCGGGGAGGTCGACGATGACGGCGTCGAATCCCGAGTCGGGTGCGTCGCGCAGCCATCGGAAGGCGTCGTCGAGGACCACGTGCACGCGCGGGTCCTGCAACGCTCCCTGGTTCAGCCCGGACAGCCGTGTGTTCGCGAGTTCGATGACCGCCGGATCGAGTTCCACCTGCACGATCTCGTCGACCCCGGGCAGTCGCAGGACCTCTCGGGCGGCGAGGCCGTCGCCCCCGCCGAGGATCAGCACCCGCTTGGGGTCGTCCGCCATCGCGGGGTACACCAGCGATTCGGTGTACCGGTGCTCGTCGACGCTGGAGAACTGGAGGTCGCCGTCCAGGAAGAGCCGCACGTCTCCCCCGCGCTCGGTGACCACGATCTCTTGATACTGCGACCGTTCCGCGGCGACCACGGGATCGGTGTAGAGACGTTGCCGCGACGTGGTCTCGATGCCGTCGGCGCGCACCAGCAGCACGGCGATGCACGCGGCCGCGACGAGCAGTGCCACGACGGCGAGCACGCGGGTGCGCAGGCTCAGCTGCCACCGCAGCAGGATCAGCGCCACCACCGCGGCGGCGACGAGGTTGACGATGCCGGTGATCGCGGCGCCGCGGATCATCCCGGCGATCGGCAGCAGGACGAACGGCCAGAGCAAGCCACCGACCAGGGCTCCTGCGTAATCGGCGGCGTTCAGGTTGGCCAGCACCTTTCCGGTGCTCTCGGCGTCGGTGTCGCTGCGGCCCGATTGCAGCAGCGTCATCAGGAGCGGGACCTCGGCGCCCACCAGCACGCCGATCAGGGCGGTGCCGAACACCAGAACGAGTGCGCTGGAACCGAAGAAGGTGAACGTCACGTACAGGGTCACCGCACTGAACCCGCCGACGAGACCGAGGACGATCTCGACGACTACGAACGACGCGGCGGCAGTGGAGAGCAGCGGTTTGGCGGCGAGGGCGCCGACACCGAGCGCGGCCACGAAACCCGCGACGATCAGGGAAGTCTGGGTGATTCCGCCGCCGGTCAGGCTGACCGACAGTGTCAGGAGGGCCAGTTCGTAGATCAGCCCGCACGCCGCGCACGCGGCCACCGCGGCCAGCAGGAAAGCCCGGGCCCGTGGCCCCAGGGCGAGTGCATCACGGGAATCCGACTCTATGGCAGGAGCATTCACGAGATCAGGTGAGCGCGGCGGCGTTTACGAGGCCGATGGCGAACAGGCTCGCACCGACGGCCCATGCGGCACCGCACATCTGCGGGTTCCCGACCAGGCCGACGAGTTGCCCCGGCAGCAGCACGTTCATCAGGCGTAGCGCGATCACCTGCAGCAGCACACCGAAGAGCCCGTAGACCGCGGAGTCGGCGAGTCCTTGTGCGAACCCGTCGGAACTGGTGAGAATGGCCGTGACCACGACGACGGCGAGGGCAAGGTGGTTCGATGCCAGCAGGATCGCCGCGTTGGGGTTCTTGTCGACGTACACCTGGTGCCGGAGATTGCCGGGAGTGGCGAGGTCGAGGACGGCGAATCCGACCCCGAGGACGGCGATGCCGACGACGAAATACGCCAGGGTGCCGAGCATGCCGACGGCGAGCAGTCCGACGTCGACGCTGCCGATTTCCGTTGCTGCCGCCGTGTAGGTGGTGTTCACGTACTTCTCCCGACTCGAGGGTTCTGTATCATTTCGCGCTCCCGGATCCGCCGCTGCCGCTGGCGCCGCCCGCCGGAGAACCGGGGTTGAAACCGGGCCCCAGATAAGCGAATCCACCACTTCGGTAGCGGCCGTCGATGTCTTCGACGCGGACGAGACTGCCGCCGCCCGGCCCGGCGCTGACCGTGACGATGTCGTCGTCGTAGCGCAGGTATTCGCTGCCGCCGTCGGCCTTCCGCGCCGCCGGCTGCTCCTCGGACACGATGTTCGAGACAGTCGTGCCCACCGGGTCTTTCGACGTGTAGGTCTTCGCATCGCCCGCGGTGTTCTGCAGGGCGTAGGTGTCGGCGATGTAGTCGCGGACGCCGCCGCCACACGCCGTCACGGCCGACACCAGGATCAGCATCGGCACGAGTCTCCTGAACCGGTTCACGGCTGCCACCTGCTTCGCGTCTTCACGATCACCCCGCCCCTGTCTCCCCCATACAGATGGCCTCCCGAGTACAGATGGCCTCCCGAGTACAGATGGTCTCCCGGGTACAGATGCCAGGTCTGCCAGGACCATCCGCCGGACTCGTCTCGCCGCGCCGTGAGTGCGGTCAGTGCGGTGTGGTCTCCGGGAAATGCCCCGCAGATCCAGCCGTCCACCTCGGTGGCCTGTCGGCGGAGCCAGTCGGCGGTCTGCTCGAGACGCGCACGGTCGACGACGTCGGTGGTCGAATCGAACCGGTACCCGTGCGCGCCGTCGGATGCGGGCAGCGGTCTGCCGCCCGCCCGGACCGCGTCGCACGACACCTGCTCGGTGATCCGCCGGCCCGCGAGACGCGCCGTCACCGCGTGCGACGCGCCGAGAACTCCCAACGTCACCGTGTCGTCACCGGAGGTGATGGTGAGTTCTGCCAGCGGAAGCGGGGTTTCGGCGTTCACGACGAGACCGAGCGCCGCCGCCGTCACATCGCGCGGTTCGACGTCGAGGACGTGCAGCGTCACTGCGAGGGGCCGGAATGGATGACGGTGAGTTCGCCGCGGGTGACGGCGCGGCCGGTGGAGACCTCCCACGACTGCGTCCGCGCCCAGCGTTCGAAGGACAGCAGACCCGACTTGTCGGCCGTCTCGTAGTCGGCGTAGTCGACGATGCCCTGCGGTGCGGTGCCGGTGGTGCCTTCGGCGGTGAACGAGGCCGTGCCCCGTTCGATCTGGCGGTGCACCCTGTCGTCGAGGATCACGTCACCGTTCGGTTCGAGTCCCGTGCCCTCGCGCCGCATCCACAGCGTCATGTCGAGGTTGCCCTCGTCGTTTTCGACCGTGAGCCACCGCTGACCGGTCGATCCGTCGAGGAGGTGCTCGTGCCAGATGTATCCCTCTTCGTCCAGGGTGATGGTTCCGCGCACGACGTGATCGATTCCCGCGTACGTGACGATGTCGCCGACGCCGATCTTGTACGGGTCGTAGACCTCCGGGTAGTCGGCGAGTGGATCGACCCGGGCGGCAGGAGTTGCCTTCTTCCCGGCCCGATTCCGCAGGATCAGCACGATTCCCACGATCACGACGACGATCAGCAGCAGTAACAGCAGCGTGGTCAACAGTCTCTCCCGGTCGACGGCTTCGGCGCGTGAGGCCGCGACAGGTCCCCACCGCTCAGTCACCTTACTGTGCGCCGCGCACCACCACACCTGGCGATTGCAGAGCCAGGTAGCAAAGGCTAGCCTAACCGAATGCGCAAACGGTGGGGCGGAGCGCTGTCCTTCACCGAGATTCGCGCGGCATACGCCAAGAAGCCGATCAGACCGACAGTGAGGAACCATATGGCCATCCCGTCCATCCCGACCTACACGATCCCGGAGATGCACGAGGTCCCCGAATCGAAAGTGCCCTGGCGCCTCGACCCGCGGCGTTCCGCACTGCTGGTCCACGACATGCAGAACTACTTCATCGACGCGTACGACGTCCGGGCCGAGCCGATGGCCACCGCATTGGCGAACATGGTCCGGATCCGCGAACTCTGCTCGGAAGCTGGGATTCCCGTGATCTACACGATGCAGCCGGGCGACCAGCACCCGTCGCGTCGCGGCATTCTCGCCGACCTCTGGGGGCCGGGACTGACGTCGGGTCGCGACACGGAGGTGGTCGAGCCGCTCGCCCCGCGCGAGGGCGACATCCAGGTGACCAAATGGCGGTATTCGGCCTTCCAGCGCACCGACCTGCGGCAGTTGCTCGGCCACCACGGCCGCGACCAGCTGATCGTGACCGGCGTCTACACGCACATGGGCTGCATGCTGAGCGCCGCCGAGGCGTTCATGTCCGACGTGCAGCCGTTCCTGGTCTCCGACGCGACTGCGGATTTCAGCCGAGACGAGCACCTCATGGCGCTCACCTACGCGTCGAAGCGCTGCGGTTCGGTGACCACCACGGACGCGCTGGTCTCGGCGCTCTCCCCGCTCGAGGTCGGCTGAGCTGGGTCACCACAGAACATGTGGTTAGGCTAACCTGACACGCTGAGTAGGCCGAAAGTCCCGAGCCCGAATGCCGAAAGCATCAGGAGTGCCTGTTAGATGTCCCTTTCGATCTCGTCGCCGTCCGCCCTGCCGACCGGAGCGGACACGGCCGTCGTCGGCCTGACCTCCGCCCAGCGCGAACTGTGGGCGGGGCACCACCTCGACCCGACAGGGGCGGCCTTCACGACGGCCGAGTACGTCGAGATCGGGGCCTCGGTCGACGTCGAGGCCCTCGCGGCGGCGGTGCGCACGGTGATCGAGGAGGCCGAGGTGCTCTCGGTCCGCTTCGTGGCCGAGCCGGGTGCCGATTCGGCCGACGTCGTCCAGGCGCACGATCCGCTCCGCGCACCCGATGTCGAACGCCTCGAACTCGGCAGGGCTGCGGCCCTGGAGTGGATGCACGCGGACGTGCGCGCACCGCTCGACTTCGACTCCGCCGCTCCCCTCGTGCGGACGGCGGTGATCACGATCGAATCCGGTGTGCTCTGGTACCTTCGCGCTCCGCACGCGCTGCTCGACGCGTACGGGTATTCACTGCTCGCCCGGCGCGTGGCGGCGCTGTACGCCGCGCGGATCGCGGGCACGGAGCCACGGCCGGCGAAGTTCCCGTCGTTGCGGGCGCATGTGGAGGCGGCCCGGGATTTCGATGCCGCGACACCCGACGTCGAGGCGCCCCGAGGCACCGGCCGTCCGGCCGGGTTCAGCGACACCGCGCGCAGGCCCGCCCCCGACCCGCATCGCTGCACGATCCCGATCGACCCCCGAACGGCGAAGAGCCTCCGCGACGCGGCCACGGCGCGGGCGGCCACCTGGGTCGAAGCGGTCTACGCGACCGCGGCCGCATACCTGGGCGCCCACACGGGAGCCGAGGAGATCCGGCTGCGCGTCCCGGTGCTGGCACGGCAGGGCATCGAGCTGACCTCGCCCGTGACGGCCACGAACATTGTGCCGCTCCGCATTACGCTGGGATCGCAACCGACGTTCGCCGACGTCATCGCGCGGGTGGCGGCGGCGCTGTCGGACACGCGCCCGTTCCAGCGAGTCCGTGACGCCGGGGGCAGCGTCACCGGCGGACCGGTCGTGAACGTCAAACCGTTCGCCGCCGGAATCGCGTTCGGCCCCACCTTCGGCCTGGTGCACCAACTCGCCACCGGCCCGGTCGACGACGTGGTGATCTCCGTGTCAGGCGCCGGGGACGAGCTCACCCTCGAGTGGGCCGGAAACCCCGAGGTGTACAGCGCGACCGAGATCCGGGATCACGCCCACCGCTTCGCGCACTACCTCCGAAACATCTCCACGGCGACGGAACCCGTCTCCGCTGTCGACGTCTGCGCCCCGGACGAACTGCGGCGGTGGCGATTGGCCGCCGGACTGGACCGGACCACCGGCGCCGCACTGCCCGACAGCGACAGCATCGTCTCCGCCTTTCTCGCTCAGGCGCGTACCCACCCGGACCGCGTGGCCGTGAACGATCTTACGTACCAGGAACTTTCGCGCCGCAGCGCCGCACTGGCGTCGCGCCTGAGGTCGGCCGGCGCCCGGCGCGGCACGGTGGTGGCCGTCAACCTCCCCCGCGGCACCGACCTGATCGTCGCCGTCCTCGCGATCCTCCGCAGCGGCGGGACCTACCTGCCGATCGACCCGTCGTCGCCCGCCGAGCGTGCCCGGTTCATCCTGCGGGATGCGCAGCCGTCGCTGGGCATCGGATCCGCCGACCTGCTCGGCGACCTTCCCCGGATCGACGAGGACGCCGAATCGTCCGAGATCGGCGAACTCGCGAATGCGGTGCACGGGGGCGACATCGCGTACATCATCTACACCTCCGGGTCCACCGGTGTGCCCAAGGGTGTTCCGATTCCACACCGCAACGTGATGCGGCTGTTCGACGTGTCCCGCGAATGGTTCACGTTCACCGAGGACGACTGCTGGCCGCTGCTGCACTCGTATGCGTTCGACTTCTCCGTCTGGGAGATCTGGGGCGCGCTGCTGCACGGTGGCCGCCTCGTCACGGTCGACGAGGCCACCCTGACGTCGCCGGCCGACCTCGCCGCGCTGCTCGTCGACGAGGGCGTCACCGTGCTGAACCAGACGCCGTCCGCATTCGGGCATCTCGTCGACGCGCTCGCCCGCGCGGACTCCTTCGACCGACTGCGACTGCGGTACGTCGTGTTCGGCGGTGAGGCCCTCGATCCCGCCGTGCTGCGCGCCTGGTTCGCCGCCGCGGAAACGGTTGCGGGAACCGAACTCGTCAACATGTACGGAATCACCGAGACCACCGTGCACGTCACCGCGACGAAGGTCACCGCGGCCGACGCCGTGGACATCGGGGTTCCGCTCGGCGACCTGCGCACCTACGTTCTCGGCGCGGGGCTGCGCCCGGTGCCGCCCGGTGTCACCGGCGAGATCTACGTGTCCGGCCCCGGACTGTCCCCCGGCTACCTCGGGCGTCCCGGCCTGACGACGGGGCGGTTCGTCGCCGACCCGTTCACACCGGGCGGGACGCGCATGTACCGCACCGGCGACCTCGCACGCTATGACGCGGCGGGCGTTCTCCACTACCACGGCCGGATCGACGACCAGATCCAATTACGCGGGTACCGTGTCGAACTCGGCGAGATCACCGCCGCGATGACCGCGGTGGACGACGTGCAGGCGGCGGTGGCCACGGTGCACGAGCAGGCCGGCCGCGACCAGCGGATCGTCGGGTACGTCGTGCCCCGGCCGGGCGCGTCGCCCGACGTGGTCGAAGAGCAGGTGCGGGCGCACGTCGTCCGGTCCCTTCCCGGATACATGACACCGGCCGCACTGGTGCTGCTCGACCGGTTGCCGTTGACCCACAACGGGAAGGTCGACAAGGACGCGCTGCCCGCCCCGCGGTGGCTCGGACAGGCCGACGACGTCGCGCGCACCGACACCGAAGCCCGGATCCTGCCGCTGTTCACCTCGGTGCTCGGCGCCGAGCAGGTCGGCGTCCACGACGACTTCTTCGCGCTC
It includes:
- a CDS encoding homogentisate 1,2-dioxygenase: MAFYRHVGTIPPKRHTQHRDDDGRLYFEELMGEEGFSSDSSLLYHRHIPSAIVDATVWELPDQSTTPNHPLKPRHLKLHDLFPETVWADTDVVTGRRLILGNADVRISYVVAAKESPLYRNAIGDEMVYVESGAATVETVFGALEAKQGDYVLIPMSTTHRWIPQGPEPLRAYAMEANSHIVPPKRYLSRFGQLLENAPYCERDLHGPSDTLQAEGTDVEVLVKHRTSHGIVGTRMVYPQHPFDVVGWDGCLYPYTFNISDYEPITGRVHQPPPAHQAFEGNNFVICNFVPRKVDYHPLSIPVPYYHSNVDSDEIMFYVGGDYEARKGSGIGQGSISIHPGGHAHGPQPGAYERSIGAEFFDELAVMVDTFRPLELGEGALACEDSGYAWTWAGRGPQS
- a CDS encoding MarR family winged helix-turn-helix transcriptional regulator; the encoded protein is MTDDAAPAPVEVPDSLDFWSFIELANRRLSTEYGSTHELATQVLLTLNRASNVVTYDLESSIHRPRGLSWSGFRLMFVTWLAGPVESKTAAKLTGMSRAAVSNLTKTLVGAGLMERTPDERDGRSVQLSLTEKGRSEIGEIYREQNEREHAWASVLTEPEQRILVMLLDKLITNRSQFDVRGRN
- a CDS encoding polyamine aminopropyltransferase, with protein sequence MNAPAIESDSRDALALGPRARAFLLAAVAACAACGLIYELALLTLSVSLTGGGITQTSLIVAGFVAALGVGALAAKPLLSTAAASFVVVEIVLGLVGGFSAVTLYVTFTFFGSSALVLVFGTALIGVLVGAEVPLLMTLLQSGRSDTDAESTGKVLANLNAADYAGALVGGLLWPFVLLPIAGMIRGAAITGIVNLVAAAVVALILLRWQLSLRTRVLAVVALLVAAACIAVLLVRADGIETTSRQRLYTDPVVAAERSQYQEIVVTERGGDVRLFLDGDLQFSSVDEHRYTESLVYPAMADDPKRVLILGGGDGLAAREVLRLPGVDEIVQVELDPAVIELANTRLSGLNQGALQDPRVHVVLDDAFRWLRDAPDSGFDAVIVDLPDPDTPALGRLYSTEFYGLAAATLNPGGLMVVQSGSPYSTPDAFWRTTSTVASARLAVTPYHVLVPSFGDWGYVLARRGPEPPALRLPRDVPELRFLDEPTLAASAIFPRDRPRRELEPATLDRPRIVDDMRKGYER
- a CDS encoding DUF350 domain-containing protein, translating into MNTTYTAAATEIGSVDVGLLAVGMLGTLAYFVVGIAVLGVGFAVLDLATPGNLRHQVYVDKNPNAAILLASNHLALAVVVVTAILTSSDGFAQGLADSAVYGLFGVLLQVIALRLMNVLLPGQLVGLVGNPQMCGAAWAVGASLFAIGLVNAAALT
- a CDS encoding DUF4247 domain-containing protein — its product is MAAVNRFRRLVPMLILVSAVTACGGGVRDYIADTYALQNTAGDAKTYTSKDPVGTTVSNIVSEEQPAARKADGGSEYLRYDDDIVTVSAGPGGGSLVRVEDIDGRYRSGGFAYLGPGFNPGSPAGGASGSGGSGSAK
- a CDS encoding DUF2617 family protein; the encoded protein is MTLHVLDVEPRDVTAAALGLVVNAETPLPLAELTITSGDDTVTLGVLGASHAVTARLAGRRITEQVSCDAVRAGGRPLPASDGAHGYRFDSTTDVVDRARLEQTADWLRRQATEVDGWICGAFPGDHTALTALTARRDESGGWSWQTWHLYPGDHLYSGGHLYSGGHLYGGDRGGVIVKTRSRWQP
- a CDS encoding DUF4178 domain-containing protein; its protein translation is MTTLLLLLLIVVVIVGIVLILRNRAGKKATPAARVDPLADYPEVYDPYKIGVGDIVTYAGIDHVVRGTITLDEEGYIWHEHLLDGSTGQRWLTVENDEGNLDMTLWMRREGTGLEPNGDVILDDRVHRQIERGTASFTAEGTTGTAPQGIVDYADYETADKSGLLSFERWARTQSWEVSTGRAVTRGELTVIHSGPSQ
- a CDS encoding isochorismatase family protein, translated to MAIPSIPTYTIPEMHEVPESKVPWRLDPRRSALLVHDMQNYFIDAYDVRAEPMATALANMVRIRELCSEAGIPVIYTMQPGDQHPSRRGILADLWGPGLTSGRDTEVVEPLAPREGDIQVTKWRYSAFQRTDLRQLLGHHGRDQLIVTGVYTHMGCMLSAAEAFMSDVQPFLVSDATADFSRDEHLMALTYASKRCGSVTTTDALVSALSPLEVG